The following is a genomic window from Amycolatopsis sp. BJA-103.
TGTTGCGCTGCACGCTGTCGGGCGAGTTGCCGACCAAGGTCTGGAGATAGCTGACGACGCCTTGGGTGGCGGCGTCGGTCTTGGCGCGCTGCTCCACGAGCGCGGCGTGCTGCGAACGGTCGCCCGCGAGCTCGCGCAGCGTCAGCCGGCGCTCCTCCTGGATCTGACCGAAGAAGGGGACGGTGGGCGCTTCCGAGCCCCGGATCCGTTGCGCGTAGTCGCGACCGTTGACCGCGTCGAAGATCAAGTACCCGCCGATCGCGAGACCGACGAGCATCAGCGCGATGCTCGGAATGAGCGCGATCGTCAGAACGCGCGAACGAATCGAAGAGCCGCGGCCTCGTCGAAGGGAAATCTGCTTCACCGTGGTCCGTTTTCCTTCCGGCAGTTATTGGTGTCGGGTCGCCGGGGATCTCATACCCGCGGGATCCGATAGCCGGATCAACACAGCGTGGTCCGCTCCGCCCGCGAAGACGCTAGGAGACCCAAACGGGTGAGTCAAGCCCGGACGCGAAGGGTAGTCGCGTATCGCCGTGACCAGGTGACAAGAGGCCGTCGGACCTCGAAAGTCCACCACGTGGACGGGGGTGGCCCGCGAAGTGACTCACCAGTAGATCACCTGGCGGTTTACCGCAGGCAGCGGCTTGATCGACGCTCATCGGACTCGATCAAGTAACAGCCCGTCGTACTCGTGTCCGTACGAAAAAGTCCACGAAAACTACTCGCCGTGACCTCGCTCACGCTTTCGGACCGGGGCTCCACATACCGTTCGGTTTGCGAACGACTTCACCCCGCAGGAAGGCGGCCGTAAGACCGTTCGATCCGCGGAATCGAGAATTGACGGCGCTTATTACGGGCGAATCGGCGAAATGATCTTCGGCGGCGCGGCCGAGCTCCTCCTCGAGGAGTGTGTCGACCCTCCTGGACGCGTCGCGGAGCATCCGGACGCCCGCCCAGCACAAGGTCACCACCCCGGCGGCCAGAATCACGACGAGCGCCGTCTCGACCGGGTAACGCGAGCCGAATTCGTTGAGCAGGAAACCGGAAGCGACACCGAACACGGCGACGGCGGTATAGGTGATCGACACAATCCCCTCCTTCTCCAGGCGCCGTGGCCCGCGCCTCGCCGCTGAGACGAGCGACGCGGGTTTTCCTTACGCCACAGGGGAAGGATCTACGTCACACTCGCGGCGAGAGCGAATGTCGAGACTAACAGCGGATTCACCAAAGATCGCCTCGTCTCCCCCGAGGGGGCGAGGTGATCACCTTTTTGCCACCGATTTCCGAATGAACTTCACCATTTGCGCGGCCGTTACGAAGCCTTCCTATAAGGCGAATTCGCACGTCGGCAGCAGCAAGACAGAACGTTCTATATGCTGGAGGCATGGCAGCCACGACCACCCGCCGCTCCGCGGCCAGGGACCGCCTCCTGGAGACGGCGTCGAAGATCTTCTACACGCAGGGGATCCACTCCGTCCCCGTGGACGACGTCATCGTCGCGGCCGAGGTCAGCCGGGCGACCTTCTACCGGCACTTCCCCGGCAAGGAAGACCTGGTCCGCGCCTACCTCGAAGCCGAGCACGACCGGATCCGCGGGCTCGTCGCCGCCGCGACGGAGCAGAAGCCGGAGCCTTCGAAAATGCTCGAAATCCTCGTCCTCGGCATCGGCGAGGAGATCTGCGCGCCGGGCTTCCGCGGCTGCCCGTTCATCAACGCGGCCGCCGAGTACCCGGATCCGGAGCACCCCGTGCGGCGGGTCGTGCGCGAACACCGGACGTGGTTCCGCGACTCGATCGCGGAGATCGTCGGCGCGACGGGGCACCCCGACCCCGCGGCCGCCGCGCGGGAGCTGACCTTCCTGCGCGACGGGGCCATGGTCGGCGGCTATCTCGAAGACGCGGACGAGGTGCGCGAAAGCCTCGCGCACGCCGCCCGCGCCGTACTCAGCGCCGGAGTTCCCCAACTGGAGTCGTGAGTGACAAAGAGGGCTGGAGCGGACCGGTAGTCGCTTACCTACGCGTGGCCAGGGCGAGGGTGAGGTGCGGTAGTCGAGAAGTCGCTCCGGGTCTCGGAGCTTGATCAACGGAGGATCGGGGACACTCAACGTCC
Proteins encoded in this region:
- a CDS encoding TetR/AcrR family transcriptional regulator, coding for MAATTTRRSAARDRLLETASKIFYTQGIHSVPVDDVIVAAEVSRATFYRHFPGKEDLVRAYLEAEHDRIRGLVAAATEQKPEPSKMLEILVLGIGEEICAPGFRGCPFINAAAEYPDPEHPVRRVVREHRTWFRDSIAEIVGATGHPDPAAAARELTFLRDGAMVGGYLEDADEVRESLAHAARAVLSAGVPQLES